The following coding sequences are from one Salinicoccus sp. Bachu38 window:
- a CDS encoding PQQ-dependent sugar dehydrogenase — MKRGIVLLMILMLGACSNEAASNGPDEGEAETLAEDLETPWMIEKAEEGFYISERGGTLKRVTEDEIAVQSLKLEQETHASGEGGLLGFILHPDDPDTAFLYHTYSDGGEKNRVVEMKRDGSAWSESDVIVEDIPGGNIHNGGRVDIGPDGHLYITTGDAGNGEYSQDRNSLAGKILRVALDGSIPEDNPFDTEVYSYGHRNPQGLAWDEEGTLYATEHGASGHDEINVIEPGANYGWPLIEGDEEEEGMETPIYHTGSDTWAPSGIAYDDGTLYIATLRGNEVVAFDLSSNSPSTFYDEGSRMRDVRVEENQLYTITNNTDGRGSPSEDDDRLLELEVE, encoded by the coding sequence ATGAAGAGGGGAATTGTTCTGTTGATGATTCTCATGCTCGGAGCGTGCAGCAACGAAGCGGCGAGCAATGGCCCGGATGAGGGGGAGGCAGAAACGCTGGCGGAGGACCTCGAGACGCCCTGGATGATCGAGAAGGCAGAAGAAGGTTTCTATATTTCTGAAAGGGGAGGGACGCTGAAACGGGTGACTGAAGATGAGATCGCAGTCCAGTCCCTAAAACTCGAGCAGGAGACCCATGCATCCGGAGAAGGGGGACTGCTCGGATTCATCCTGCACCCCGATGACCCTGACACTGCTTTTCTCTATCATACCTATTCGGATGGCGGGGAGAAGAACCGGGTCGTCGAGATGAAGCGGGACGGATCTGCCTGGTCCGAATCCGATGTCATCGTTGAAGATATCCCCGGAGGCAATATCCATAACGGCGGAAGGGTGGATATCGGGCCGGACGGCCACCTCTATATCACAACGGGAGACGCCGGCAATGGAGAATACAGCCAGGACAGAAACAGTTTGGCGGGCAAGATATTGAGGGTCGCACTCGATGGTTCCATCCCGGAAGACAATCCGTTTGATACGGAAGTGTACAGTTACGGGCATCGAAACCCGCAGGGTCTGGCATGGGATGAAGAAGGTACGCTTTACGCCACCGAGCACGGGGCAAGCGGTCATGATGAGATCAATGTCATCGAACCCGGCGCCAACTATGGATGGCCGCTGATCGAAGGCGATGAGGAAGAGGAGGGGATGGAGACGCCGATCTACCACACAGGTTCGGACACATGGGCCCCTTCAGGCATCGCCTATGATGACGGCACCCTCTATATCGCAACGCTCAGGGGCAATGAAGTCGTCGCCTTCGACCTGTCATCGAATTCCCCCTCGACTTTCTATGACGAAGGCAGCAGGATGCGGGATGTGCGAGTGGAAGAAAACCAGCTTTACACCATCACGAATAATACCGATGGCCGGGGGAGTCCATCAGAGGATGATGACCGGCTGCTTGAGCTGGAAGTGGAATGA
- a CDS encoding M20 peptidase aminoacylase family protein, whose translation MMDEKMKEVFEHMHAHPELSYEETETTEYIYNYLQEAGFNPVKFSNTTGLYCDVGNFDAGNPIIGVRADIDALFQEVDGVKQANHSCGHDAHTSMVIGTMLKIKDDAALESRGVRFVFQPAEEVGTGALSVVDEGVVDDLDYFFGIHLRPIEEATNGYAAPSIEHGAAGSLQFRIVGEDAHGARPHLNHNAIEVGTDIVNMLSKIHINPVIPSSVKMTQFLAGGKSLNIIPGNAECGIDMRAQTNEQMEELKGRVFNILKNIEALYDVKIEDMEFSGIVASESHQDAIDVLRTSIVDVLGEEKCLEPIITSGGDDFHYYTVKMPELKGAMLGLGCDLKPGLHHPNMTFEHSALANGAEILYQAILNVK comes from the coding sequence ATGATGGATGAAAAAATGAAGGAAGTTTTTGAACATATGCATGCACACCCGGAATTGAGCTACGAGGAGACCGAAACGACGGAGTACATATACAATTATTTGCAGGAGGCCGGATTCAATCCTGTAAAGTTCAGCAATACGACGGGACTCTACTGTGACGTAGGGAATTTTGATGCGGGAAATCCGATCATCGGTGTCCGGGCGGATATAGATGCACTGTTCCAGGAAGTGGATGGCGTCAAGCAGGCGAACCACTCCTGCGGACATGATGCGCATACTTCGATGGTGATCGGCACGATGCTGAAAATAAAGGACGACGCGGCGCTCGAATCAAGAGGCGTGCGGTTCGTTTTCCAGCCGGCCGAAGAGGTCGGGACGGGTGCGCTGTCCGTCGTCGACGAAGGGGTTGTGGATGATCTGGACTACTTTTTCGGCATCCATTTGAGACCGATAGAGGAGGCGACCAATGGATATGCCGCACCGAGCATTGAACATGGGGCTGCCGGATCGCTTCAATTCAGGATCGTCGGCGAAGATGCCCATGGAGCGAGACCGCACCTGAATCATAATGCCATCGAGGTGGGCACTGACATCGTCAATATGCTTTCCAAAATACACATCAATCCCGTCATCCCCTCCTCGGTCAAGATGACGCAGTTCCTTGCCGGTGGAAAGTCGCTGAACATCATACCAGGGAATGCGGAATGCGGCATTGATATGCGTGCCCAGACCAACGAGCAGATGGAGGAGCTGAAAGGACGTGTCTTCAATATCCTCAAAAACATCGAGGCACTCTATGATGTAAAGATCGAAGATATGGAGTTCTCGGGTATTGTGGCGAGTGAGAGCCACCAGGATGCGATTGATGTACTGCGCACATCAATCGTCGATGTGCTCGGAGAGGAGAAGTGCCTCGAGCCGATCATTACAAGCGGCGGCGATGATTTCCACTACTATACGGTCAAGATGCCCGAACTCAAAGGGGCGATGCTCGGGCTCGGCTGTGATCTGAAGCCGGGACTCCATCACCCGAACATGACATTCGAACACTCGGCACTGGCGAACGGGGCGGAGATATTGTACCAGGCGATATTGAATGTAAAATAA
- a CDS encoding YfcC family protein, protein MKSKDSTEENDRKREKRGFRLPDAYAILFFFLVLAAVATYIIPAGTFETEQSAEGIDVIVPGTYSIIESNPAGFLDIFSAIVEGLVSTANLIFLVLIIGGVFAVIERTGAIDALVTKIIRITQNKEWLLIALVMIVFSIFGTLGIIVNAVIAFIPLGIILARSMKMDAIIGVSIIYLGAYVGFGVAILDPLTIGFAQEIAEIPLFSGAPERVVMYIITLVATMAYVIWYANRIKKDPERGILKGNPFPKNPTEGQDLGKQDMKLKHILVLLALAGGIGAYVTGVFVAEWSLGEMSAVFLVIMVATAIIGRIHVNEMISTFIEGANTVLYGALIIGMARSIVVLLEQGMILDSIVNFMAIIMDPFSSTMGAIMMFIANGLFNLIVTSGSGQAAIVMPIMAPLADIMDFPRQIAVQAYTMGDGFTNIITPLSGVLMANLAIAGVPYTKWFRFALPLVLMWYVLGIIYIIVLVAINWGPV, encoded by the coding sequence GTGAAAAGCAAGGATTCAACCGAAGAAAACGACAGGAAGCGCGAGAAGAGGGGGTTCCGCCTGCCGGACGCCTATGCCATACTTTTTTTCTTCCTCGTCCTCGCAGCAGTCGCGACATACATAATTCCAGCCGGAACCTTTGAAACCGAGCAGTCTGCAGAAGGCATCGATGTCATCGTCCCGGGCACCTACAGCATCATCGAATCGAACCCGGCCGGGTTCCTCGACATCTTCAGCGCAATTGTCGAAGGGCTCGTCAGTACAGCCAACCTGATCTTTCTCGTCCTGATCATCGGCGGCGTGTTCGCCGTCATCGAGAGGACCGGCGCCATCGATGCACTGGTAACGAAGATCATCCGCATCACCCAGAATAAGGAATGGCTACTCATCGCCCTCGTCATGATCGTGTTCTCCATATTCGGCACGCTCGGCATCATCGTCAATGCAGTCATCGCCTTCATCCCGCTTGGCATCATTCTTGCCCGCTCGATGAAGATGGATGCCATCATCGGCGTCTCCATCATCTATCTCGGTGCCTATGTCGGTTTCGGGGTGGCCATCCTCGACCCGCTCACCATCGGGTTTGCCCAGGAGATTGCTGAAATACCGCTCTTCTCCGGCGCACCGGAACGTGTCGTCATGTACATCATCACCCTTGTCGCGACCATGGCCTACGTCATCTGGTATGCGAACCGCATCAAGAAGGATCCGGAACGCGGTATATTGAAGGGCAATCCATTCCCGAAAAATCCGACGGAAGGACAGGATCTGGGCAAGCAGGATATGAAACTGAAGCATATCCTCGTGCTACTGGCCCTGGCAGGCGGCATCGGCGCCTATGTCACTGGCGTGTTCGTGGCGGAATGGAGCCTCGGCGAGATGTCCGCCGTATTCCTCGTCATCATGGTGGCCACGGCCATCATCGGCAGGATTCATGTGAACGAAATGATCTCCACTTTCATCGAAGGAGCAAACACCGTACTCTACGGCGCACTCATCATCGGGATGGCCCGCTCAATCGTGGTGCTGCTCGAGCAGGGCATGATCCTCGACAGCATCGTCAACTTCATGGCCATCATCATGGACCCCTTCTCCAGCACAATGGGGGCCATCATGATGTTCATCGCCAACGGCCTGTTCAACCTGATCGTCACTTCCGGCAGTGGCCAGGCGGCCATCGTCATGCCGATCATGGCACCGCTTGCCGACATCATGGACTTTCCACGCCAGATCGCCGTACAAGCCTATACGATGGGTGATGGCTTCACCAACATCATCACCCCGCTATCGGGCGTACTGATGGCAAACCTTGCCATCGCAGGCGTCCCGTACACCAAATGGTTCAGGTTCGCCCTGCCGCTTGTACTTATGTGGTATGTCCTCGGCATTATCTATATAATTGTACTTGTAGCAATCAACTGGGGTCCAGTATAG
- the menC gene encoding o-succinylbenzoate synthase, with amino-acid sequence MKIKEIKLHQLLMKMKTPFTTSFGTQQDRHITIVEAIDDTGRSGFGECVSGEDPLYSEEFMDASIIAMKKYFAPLIIHEEIDHPDDVWERFKPFKRNNMAKSAIEGAVWDLYAKQNDMTLAEVIGGKKQKVEVGVSLGLEDTDELLLEKVKEKVDEGYKRIKVKIKPGRDVEMIRKIRERFGDIPLMVDANSAYTLDDMNTLQALDEFNLMMIEQPLAAGDLIDHAKLQKEISTPVCLDESIDSYEAASGAIELGSCRIINVKVGRVGGITQSKKIHDLAAQHDMPLWCGGMLEAGVGRLHNIAITTLGNFTLPGDTASSSRYWYEDIITPEVVAEDGIVEISKEPGIGAEVDFGKMEQYLQKTDSITEEDTVDMIFYD; translated from the coding sequence ATGAAGATTAAAGAAATAAAGCTGCACCAGCTCCTGATGAAGATGAAGACGCCATTCACGACGAGCTTCGGCACACAGCAGGATCGCCACATCACGATCGTCGAAGCGATAGATGACACCGGCCGTTCCGGCTTCGGCGAATGCGTCTCTGGGGAAGATCCGCTCTATTCCGAGGAGTTCATGGATGCATCCATCATCGCGATGAAGAAATATTTCGCACCGCTCATCATCCATGAGGAGATCGACCACCCGGATGATGTATGGGAACGGTTCAAACCGTTCAAGAGGAACAACATGGCCAAATCCGCAATCGAAGGAGCCGTCTGGGACCTCTATGCCAAGCAGAATGACATGACGCTTGCCGAAGTCATCGGAGGCAAAAAGCAGAAGGTCGAAGTCGGCGTTTCTTTAGGCCTCGAAGATACGGATGAACTGCTGCTGGAAAAAGTGAAGGAGAAGGTCGACGAAGGCTATAAGCGGATTAAAGTGAAGATCAAACCCGGACGCGACGTGGAAATGATCCGCAAGATCAGGGAGCGCTTCGGCGACATCCCGCTCATGGTGGATGCGAATTCCGCCTACACACTTGATGATATGAATACACTGCAGGCACTCGATGAATTCAACCTGATGATGATCGAACAACCGCTCGCTGCCGGCGACCTCATCGACCATGCCAAACTGCAGAAGGAAATCAGCACGCCGGTATGCCTCGATGAAAGCATCGACTCCTATGAAGCCGCAAGCGGCGCCATCGAACTCGGCAGCTGCCGGATCATCAACGTAAAAGTCGGTCGTGTCGGTGGCATCACCCAATCCAAAAAGATCCACGACCTGGCAGCACAGCATGACATGCCACTTTGGTGCGGCGGTATGCTCGAAGCAGGCGTTGGACGCCTGCACAACATCGCCATCACGACACTCGGCAACTTCACCCTGCCGGGCGATACTGCTTCTTCCAGCCGGTACTGGTATGAAGACATCATCACACCGGAAGTCGTTGCCGAAGATGGCATCGTGGAAATCAGCAAGGAACCGGGAATCGGTGCTGAAGTCGACTTCGGCAAAATGGAACAGTATCTCCAGAAGACGGACTCCATTACAGAAGAGGACACCGTCGATATGATTTTCTATGATTGA
- a CDS encoding LysE family translocator: MDNLLAYSTVVLVLAMLPGADMMIIMKNTLNYSSGAGRVTILGIILGHLFWTFIAVIGLAVVIANSILLFSTIKYIGAAYLVYIGIKSFTAGQLVSMDDLKDGSRTVRGYVKASFRQGLISNIFNPKVLLLYITIMPQFMTVGGSIGENQQLVILAGILIGISTVWFLVVVELVNIMKRWLKSRTFQNWLAKGAGVVLILFGIRTALEA; the protein is encoded by the coding sequence ATGGATAATCTGCTCGCATACAGTACAGTCGTGCTCGTGCTGGCCATGCTGCCGGGCGCGGATATGATGATCATCATGAAGAATACGCTGAACTACAGCAGTGGTGCCGGAAGGGTGACGATCCTCGGCATCATTCTCGGCCATCTGTTCTGGACATTCATAGCAGTCATTGGCCTGGCGGTCGTCATTGCGAACTCGATCCTTTTATTCAGCACAATAAAATACATCGGTGCAGCCTACCTCGTCTACATAGGCATCAAAAGCTTCACAGCCGGGCAGCTCGTCTCGATGGATGATCTGAAGGACGGAAGTCGCACGGTGAGGGGATATGTGAAGGCGTCCTTCAGGCAGGGGCTCATCAGCAACATCTTCAACCCGAAAGTCCTGCTGCTCTATATTACGATCATGCCGCAGTTCATGACAGTCGGCGGCAGCATCGGGGAGAACCAGCAGCTGGTCATACTCGCCGGCATACTGATCGGCATTTCTACAGTGTGGTTCCTGGTGGTCGTCGAACTTGTCAACATAATGAAGAGATGGCTCAAAAGCAGAACCTTCCAGAATTGGCTCGCCAAAGGCGCCGGTGTGGTCCTGATCCTCTTCGGCATCAGGACGGCATTGGAAGCCTAG
- a CDS encoding metallophosphoesterase has product MARFLYKEDKDIVTTYYTHESRHVPYAFDGYKIIQVSDFHNGWFGWRSSKLIRKIRKIDGDVIFVTGDIVDRRTPNFRRSMNLVRQLVEILPTYYVTGNHEAHYKRFHKLEQAIEVSGMKNISKCNDRLYIGNEYIRLIGMEDLWFYGEDGDHQVVEDFEMDLEHRLEGKGDRFTIVLSHRPELLHIYGKYPVDLVFTGHAHGGQIRLPIVKGLYAPHQGVLPKYTEGIHERNGTRMVVSRGLGNSRFPFRIFNHPEIVVMELKRK; this is encoded by the coding sequence TTGGCACGCTTTTTATATAAAGAGGATAAGGATATTGTCACTACATACTACACACATGAGTCCAGGCATGTACCGTATGCATTTGATGGCTATAAGATCATCCAGGTCTCGGATTTCCATAACGGCTGGTTCGGCTGGCGCTCTTCCAAACTGATCAGGAAGATCAGAAAAATCGATGGAGATGTGATATTCGTTACCGGCGACATCGTCGACCGGCGTACGCCCAACTTCCGGCGTTCCATGAATCTGGTCAGGCAGCTGGTGGAAATTCTGCCGACCTATTACGTGACGGGAAACCATGAAGCCCACTACAAAAGATTCCATAAGCTGGAGCAGGCGATTGAAGTATCGGGTATGAAAAACATCAGCAAGTGCAACGACCGCCTCTATATCGGCAATGAGTATATCCGGCTGATCGGCATGGAGGATCTATGGTTCTACGGAGAGGACGGGGACCATCAGGTGGTGGAAGACTTTGAAATGGATCTCGAACACCGTCTCGAAGGAAAGGGCGACCGCTTCACCATCGTACTCTCCCACCGTCCGGAACTGCTTCATATATACGGCAAATATCCGGTAGACCTTGTATTCACCGGACACGCGCATGGCGGACAGATCCGGCTGCCGATCGTCAAAGGTCTTTATGCACCGCACCAGGGGGTCCTGCCGAAATACACTGAAGGCATCCATGAGAGGAATGGTACGCGCATGGTTGTAAGCCGAGGGCTCGGAAACAGCCGGTTCCCATTCCGCATATTCAACCATCCTGAAATTGTCGTGATGGAACTGAAAAGAAAATAG
- a CDS encoding MBL fold metallo-hydrolase, whose translation MMSRMQYGSDYKKVPAYSKESGNVTEVLPDLCTYTNKIVNVHMVGHPDERQFVLVDAGLPDSADEIIKAVETRFGEGARPEAIILTHGHFDHVGSIIELIEKWDVPVYAHKIELPYLTGQKPYSDPDPTVEGGMMAKTAAMFPKEPIDLADNVQALPADGTVPHMPGFEWIHTPGHTDGHVSLYRSSDGTLIVGDAFVTVQQDSLYKTMVQKKEIQGPPVYFTTDWEAARASVEKLQSIESKTAVFGHGKPLQDEELREGLEKLVNNFDEIALPSHGKYVDEEK comes from the coding sequence ATTATGAGTAGAATGCAGTATGGTAGCGACTATAAGAAAGTGCCCGCGTATTCGAAGGAAAGTGGCAATGTAACGGAAGTGCTTCCGGATCTTTGCACTTACACGAACAAGATAGTGAATGTGCACATGGTCGGGCATCCCGACGAAAGGCAGTTTGTGCTGGTGGATGCGGGGCTGCCGGATTCTGCGGATGAAATCATCAAAGCGGTCGAAACACGTTTTGGAGAAGGGGCAAGGCCGGAAGCGATCATCCTGACGCATGGCCACTTCGACCATGTCGGTTCAATCATAGAACTGATCGAGAAATGGGACGTTCCTGTCTATGCTCATAAAATAGAGTTGCCTTATCTGACCGGACAGAAGCCCTACTCGGATCCGGACCCTACCGTCGAAGGCGGCATGATGGCGAAGACGGCCGCAATGTTCCCGAAAGAGCCGATCGACCTTGCCGATAATGTGCAGGCGCTGCCGGCAGATGGCACTGTGCCGCATATGCCCGGTTTCGAATGGATCCACACACCGGGACATACTGACGGGCATGTATCCCTCTACCGCTCGTCCGATGGCACATTGATTGTCGGTGATGCATTTGTGACCGTCCAGCAGGACTCCCTCTACAAGACGATGGTCCAGAAGAAGGAAATCCAGGGACCACCGGTATATTTCACGACGGATTGGGAAGCGGCCCGCGCGTCGGTTGAAAAACTGCAGTCCATCGAGTCGAAGACGGCAGTATTCGGACACGGGAAACCGCTTCAGGATGAAGAGCTGCGTGAAGGACTTGAAAAGCTGGTAAACAACTTTGATGAAATCGCGCTGCCTTCACACGGCAAATATGTAGATGAAGAAAAATAG
- a CDS encoding aldo/keto reductase, with protein MEKIKLGGSSLEASRIILGCMRIADMGDPALASHVNRAIESGINLFDHADIYGAGECERKFSKVLASEVDREDILIQSKCGIRHAGGSNRKENPYYDLSRGYILESVDGILERLGTDYLDLLMLHRPDALMEPEEIAEAFDRLHDSGKVRHFGLSNFHATQFDFVQKHTDHKLITNQVQFGVGAPHMVNSRMQANTPFEGAGDRDGGLLDHSRMNDVTLQAWSPFHYGYFEGIIMDDPKYKTLNDVLEDIGHSHGLTKNAVAVAWILRHPANMQTIIGTTDTSRLEDIAKAGDVTLTREEWYRIYKAAGHILP; from the coding sequence ATGGAAAAGATCAAACTCGGTGGCTCATCACTTGAAGCCTCCCGAATCATACTCGGCTGCATGCGCATCGCTGATATGGGTGACCCTGCACTCGCCAGCCATGTCAACAGGGCGATAGAATCGGGCATCAACCTGTTCGATCATGCGGATATTTATGGCGCCGGGGAGTGTGAACGCAAGTTCAGCAAAGTACTCGCTTCGGAAGTGGACCGTGAAGATATACTGATCCAGAGCAAGTGCGGCATCCGCCATGCCGGAGGCAGCAATAGGAAAGAAAACCCGTACTACGACCTGTCCAGGGGTTATATCCTGGAGTCCGTCGATGGGATCCTCGAACGGCTCGGCACAGATTACCTGGATCTACTGATGCTGCATCGTCCGGATGCACTGATGGAACCTGAAGAAATCGCAGAAGCCTTCGACCGGCTGCATGACAGTGGCAAAGTCAGGCACTTCGGACTCAGCAATTTCCACGCCACACAGTTCGACTTTGTTCAGAAGCATACGGACCATAAGCTCATCACCAACCAGGTACAGTTCGGGGTTGGCGCACCGCATATGGTCAACAGCCGGATGCAGGCCAACACGCCATTCGAAGGGGCCGGAGACCGGGATGGCGGACTGCTCGACCATTCCCGCATGAATGACGTCACACTGCAGGCATGGTCACCCTTCCATTACGGCTACTTCGAAGGCATCATAATGGATGACCCGAAATACAAAACACTCAACGACGTACTGGAAGATATCGGCCACTCCCATGGACTGACAAAAAATGCGGTCGCTGTCGCATGGATACTCAGGCACCCGGCCAACATGCAGACCATCATCGGCACGACGGACACTTCAAGACTTGAAGACATCGCAAAAGCCGGAGATGTTACATTAACCCGCGAAGAATGGTACCGCATCTATAAGGCTGCCGGCCATATATTGCCATAG
- a CDS encoding Gfo/Idh/MocA family protein: protein MKIATIGTGFIVDRFMEAAGQVEGIEIYGVHSRTEERAKAFAEKHAVQNYFTDAEMMLADGGYDTVYVASPNSLHYTYAKAALEAGKHVICEKPFTSTVEELEALIELGREMGLFLFEAVTGIHLPHFKAIERELHRVGELKIIQANYSQYSSRYDKLKAGEVPNVFNLEFSGGALADLNIYNLHFIIRLLGRPEEVVYVPNRFEGGVDTSGACVLRYRDSVATCIGSKDTKSENSVLLQGDAGYIKVNGSANIIDSVEVVIDGEEELIDLGQNPNNMVAELEDFEAVYQSGNHEVSAEWLAHSVAVMETFEKARKSAGITYPADRK, encoded by the coding sequence ATGAAAATAGCAACGATCGGTACAGGTTTCATCGTAGACCGTTTCATGGAGGCGGCAGGACAGGTCGAGGGCATAGAAATATACGGTGTCCATTCACGCACGGAGGAGCGGGCGAAAGCGTTCGCGGAGAAGCATGCGGTCCAGAACTACTTTACGGATGCAGAGATGATGCTTGCTGATGGGGGATATGACACGGTCTATGTCGCTTCGCCGAACAGCCTTCATTATACTTATGCGAAAGCTGCGCTTGAAGCGGGCAAGCATGTCATATGTGAAAAGCCATTCACTTCCACCGTGGAGGAACTCGAAGCACTCATCGAATTGGGAAGGGAGATGGGACTGTTCCTGTTCGAAGCTGTAACAGGCATCCATCTGCCGCATTTCAAGGCGATAGAGCGGGAGCTGCATAGGGTGGGGGAACTTAAAATCATCCAGGCCAACTATTCCCAGTACTCGAGCCGCTATGACAAGCTGAAAGCCGGGGAGGTCCCGAACGTGTTCAATCTGGAATTCTCCGGTGGGGCGCTCGCCGACCTCAACATCTACAATCTGCATTTCATCATCAGGCTGCTGGGCCGGCCGGAAGAGGTCGTCTATGTCCCGAACAGATTTGAAGGGGGCGTCGATACATCCGGTGCCTGCGTGCTGCGGTATAGGGATAGTGTCGCCACATGCATCGGCTCGAAGGATACAAAAAGCGAAAACAGCGTCCTTCTCCAAGGGGATGCGGGATACATCAAGGTCAACGGTTCTGCCAATATCATCGACTCGGTCGAAGTGGTGATCGATGGGGAGGAAGAGCTGATCGATCTCGGACAGAATCCGAATAACATGGTTGCCGAACTTGAAGACTTTGAAGCGGTGTACCAGTCGGGCAACCACGAGGTGTCAGCCGAATGGCTCGCTCATTCAGTGGCTGTGATGGAAACCTTCGAAAAGGCACGGAAGAGTGCAGGAATTACCTATCCGGCCGACCGGAAGTAG
- a CDS encoding ArsR/SmtB family transcription factor — protein MEIKTCDIESVDINKVSRVKESIDEDAVDKVAAIFKALGEVNRTRIVKALSLEEALCVCDIATIIDATIATTSHHLRSLHRQGIIKSRKEGKMVYYSLDDDHIRQIVSMAFLHQEELTHHGE, from the coding sequence ATGGAAATAAAAACATGCGATATAGAAAGCGTTGATATCAACAAGGTTTCCCGCGTGAAAGAGAGTATTGACGAGGATGCAGTGGACAAAGTGGCTGCCATCTTCAAGGCACTCGGCGAGGTGAACCGTACACGGATCGTCAAGGCTCTGAGCCTGGAAGAGGCCCTCTGTGTATGCGATATCGCCACCATCATCGATGCCACCATCGCCACGACTTCCCACCACCTGCGCTCATTGCACAGACAGGGCATCATAAAATCAAGAAAAGAAGGAAAGATGGTGTACTACAGTCTCGACGATGACCATATCCGACAGATTGTCAGCATGGCCTTCCTTCATCAGGAGGAGTTGACCCACCATGGCGAATGA